Proteins encoded together in one Bosea sp. (in: a-proteobacteria) window:
- a CDS encoding D-2-hydroxyacid dehydrogenase has protein sequence MHRIVFLDRGTIAPQVVVRRPAFEHVWQEHEKSSSGQILERAEDATIIITNKVDLRTDLLAKLPRLKLVAVAATGYDCIDVAAARERGIAVCNIRGYAKTTVPEHTFALILSLSRAIVPYHQSVRAGRWQEAGQFCYFDFPIFDLAGKRLGVIGGGVLGTRVAELGRAFGMDVVVYDPKPAAPTPSLVPLAELIRTSDVITLHCPLTPETAGIIDAAQFRRMEKKPLLINTARGGLIVENDLYEALTGGLVAGAALDVTLPEPPPPGGSFMRLAALPNVVVTPHTAWSSVEAQQALADQLIDNVDAFVQGQPRNVV, from the coding sequence ATGCATCGCATCGTCTTTCTTGACCGCGGGACAATAGCCCCGCAGGTCGTCGTTCGCCGACCGGCTTTCGAGCATGTCTGGCAGGAGCATGAAAAATCGTCATCCGGCCAGATCCTGGAACGGGCCGAGGATGCGACGATCATCATCACCAACAAGGTCGATCTTCGCACCGACCTGCTGGCGAAACTGCCCCGGCTGAAACTCGTCGCGGTCGCCGCGACCGGCTATGACTGCATCGACGTCGCGGCCGCCCGGGAACGCGGTATCGCCGTCTGCAATATCCGTGGCTATGCCAAGACGACGGTGCCCGAACACACCTTCGCGCTGATCCTTTCGCTGTCGCGCGCGATCGTGCCCTATCATCAATCCGTGCGCGCCGGCCGATGGCAGGAAGCCGGCCAGTTCTGCTATTTCGATTTTCCGATCTTCGATCTGGCCGGCAAGCGGCTCGGCGTGATCGGCGGCGGGGTTCTGGGCACGCGCGTCGCCGAACTGGGCAGGGCCTTCGGAATGGATGTCGTGGTATACGATCCGAAGCCGGCGGCGCCGACACCGAGCCTGGTGCCGCTGGCCGAACTCATCCGCACCTCGGACGTCATCACCCTGCACTGTCCGCTGACCCCGGAAACGGCCGGCATCATCGACGCCGCGCAATTCCGGCGGATGGAGAAGAAGCCGCTGCTGATCAATACCGCCCGGGGCGGGCTGATCGTCGAGAACGATCTCTACGAGGCCTTGACGGGCGGGCTGGTCGCCGGCGCCGCGCTCGACGTGACCCTGCCGGAGCCTCCGCCCCCGGGCGGCAGCTTCATGCGGCTCGCCGCGCTGCCGAATGTCGTGGTCACGCCGCATACGGCGTGGTCGTCGGTCGAGGCACAGCAAGCTCTCGCCGACCAGTTGATCGACAATGTCGACGCTTTCGTCCAGGGGCAGCCGCGCAACGTCGTCTGA